Proteins encoded in a region of the Pseudomonas sp. PDNC002 genome:
- the hisF gene encoding imidazole glycerol phosphate synthase subunit HisF, translated as MALAKRIIPCLDVDNGRVVKGVKFENIRDAGDPVEIARRYDEQGADEITFLDITASVDGRDTTLHTVERMASQVFIPLTVGGGVRTVQDIRNLLNAGADKVSINTAAVFTPEFVGEAAARFGSQCIVVAIDAKKVSAPGETPRWEIFTHGGRKPTGLDAVEWAKKMEGLGAGEILLTSMDQDGVKSGYDLGVTRAISEAVGVPVIASGGVGNLEHLAAGIIEGKADAVLAASIFHFGEYSVPEAKAYLASRGIVVR; from the coding sequence ATGGCACTGGCTAAACGCATCATTCCCTGCCTCGACGTGGACAACGGCCGCGTGGTGAAGGGCGTCAAGTTCGAGAACATCCGCGACGCCGGCGACCCGGTGGAAATCGCCCGCCGCTACGACGAGCAGGGCGCGGACGAGATCACCTTCCTCGACATCACCGCCAGCGTCGATGGTCGCGACACCACGTTGCATACCGTCGAGCGCATGGCCAGCCAGGTGTTCATCCCGCTGACCGTGGGCGGCGGCGTCAGGACGGTGCAGGACATCCGCAACCTGCTCAATGCCGGTGCGGACAAGGTCTCGATCAACACCGCCGCGGTGTTCACCCCGGAATTCGTCGGCGAGGCTGCCGCGCGCTTCGGCTCGCAGTGCATCGTGGTCGCCATCGACGCCAAGAAAGTGTCGGCCCCCGGCGAAACCCCGCGCTGGGAAATCTTCACCCATGGTGGCCGCAAGCCCACCGGGCTGGACGCGGTGGAATGGGCGAAGAAGATGGAAGGCCTGGGCGCCGGTGAAATCCTGCTGACCAGCATGGATCAGGACGGCGTGAAGAGCGGCTACGACCTGGGCGTGACCCGCGCTATCAGCGAGGCGGTGGGTGTACCGGTGATCGCTTCCGGCGGCGTTGGCAACCTGGAGCACCTGGCCGCCGGCATTATCGAAGGCAAGGCGGATGCGGTGCTGGCCGCCAGCATCTTCCACTTCGGCGAGTACAGCGTGCCGGAAGCCAAGGCCTATCTGGCCAGCCGCGGTATCGTCGTTCGCTGA
- the hisA gene encoding 1-(5-phosphoribosyl)-5-[(5-phosphoribosylamino)methylideneamino]imidazole-4-carboxamide isomerase: MLIIPAIDLKDGACVRLRQGLMEDATVFSDDPVSMAAKWVEGGCRRLHLVDLNGAFEGKPVNGDVVTAIAKRYPNLPIQIGGGIRSLETIEHYVRAGVSYVIIGTKAVKQPEFVGEACRAFPGKVIVGLDAKDGFVATDGWAEVSEVQVIDLAKRFEADGVSAIVYTDISKDGMMQGCNVEATAALANATRIPVIASGGIHNLGDIQKLLDARTPGIVGAITGRAIYEGTLDVAEAQALCDAFKG, translated from the coding sequence ATGCTGATCATCCCCGCAATCGATCTGAAAGACGGCGCCTGCGTGCGCCTGCGCCAGGGCCTGATGGAAGACGCCACGGTGTTCTCCGACGACCCGGTGTCCATGGCCGCCAAATGGGTGGAGGGCGGCTGCCGCCGTCTGCACCTGGTGGACCTGAATGGCGCCTTCGAAGGCAAGCCGGTCAACGGTGACGTGGTCACCGCCATCGCCAAGCGCTACCCGAACCTGCCGATCCAGATCGGCGGCGGCATCCGCTCGCTGGAAACCATCGAACACTACGTCCGCGCCGGCGTCAGCTACGTGATCATCGGTACCAAGGCGGTCAAGCAGCCGGAATTCGTCGGCGAAGCCTGCCGCGCCTTCCCCGGCAAGGTGATCGTCGGCCTCGACGCCAAAGACGGCTTCGTCGCCACCGACGGCTGGGCCGAGGTGAGCGAAGTGCAGGTGATCGACCTGGCCAAGCGCTTCGAAGCCGACGGCGTCTCCGCCATCGTCTACACCGACATTTCCAAGGACGGCATGATGCAGGGCTGCAACGTCGAAGCCACCGCTGCGCTGGCCAATGCCACGCGCATCCCGGTGATCGCTTCGGGCGGCATCCACAACCTGGGGGACATCCAGAAGCTGCTGGACGCCCGCACCCCGGGCATCGTCGGCGCCATCACCGGCCGCGCGATCTACGAAGGCACCCTGGACGTCGCCGAGGCCCAGGCACTGTGCGACGCCTTCAAGGGCTGA
- a CDS encoding DUF2164 domain-containing protein, whose protein sequence is MARQKDKPAILELDGAQRQSAARAIQRFLEERFELDVGAFEAEEALDFFMREFGPLFYNKAIFDVQSHLKDRFESIESDLWALEKS, encoded by the coding sequence ATGGCACGCCAGAAGGACAAGCCCGCGATCCTCGAGCTCGATGGCGCCCAGCGCCAGAGTGCGGCGCGGGCCATCCAGCGTTTTCTCGAAGAACGCTTCGAGCTGGACGTCGGTGCCTTCGAGGCCGAGGAGGCGCTGGATTTCTTCATGCGCGAGTTCGGCCCGCTGTTCTACAACAAGGCGATCTTCGACGTGCAATCTCACCTGAAAGACCGGTTCGAGAGCATCGAAAGCGACTTGTGGGCGCTCGAGAAGAGCTGA